One segment of Pirellulales bacterium DNA contains the following:
- a CDS encoding SdrD B-like domain-containing protein, whose protein sequence is MKITLFERWRRASTKQLVAQKSRRRSRPLQVESLEERALLTANSVAAYSTYDVTHDGYVNVLDAIKIAGYVNTHGNSPVSASSNSGSGAGTATVMSLATTSTTTSASAMDVNHDGFVNVLDIVKEVQALDDTTPEAQYSLVPTDSSDTPLTGPINIGDTFYVDVYVQDLRSVSYAGIAAGDVDVTYADQGGGTAGVAPTGVITAGPNYPVPGSAPHGDATSTPGVVLNVQGSEPLNATGNPFFYQPLGSSPVLLDRIQMTANAAGTVQFGTQFSLGEVTVDAEDTGNNDPAQIPNNQILPGSASVTVLSAPPIPSSLSGSVYIDANGDNVQDNGEAGPTGVTVQLLDSSNTVIDSVTTGSNGIYSFTNLAPGTYSVHEVQPAGLIETGVTVGSIGGPAVGTASGNDTITGITLSSGSVAAGYSFAVQQPASISGTEYVDANANNTFDSGDTGLGGVTIQLLNSSNTLVNSATTASDGTYSFTNLLPGTYSLHETTPSGAGATAANLGTAGGTVTAVDTISSISLGSGVSGTGYNFATQTLGSISGTEYIDNNSDHVFNSGDAGLQGVTINLLDSSNTIIATQFTDSSGNFSFTSLPAGTYSVQEVSPASPYIESSANAGTPAGTLVGLNNITNIVLAAGTTGTGYDFGVTNPTQALAQYQLVATDASDAPISGSLTVGQTFYVDVKVQDLRGVAYAGIASGNVDVAYVQQGGGTAGASATGNIIAGVNYPVPTSASHGDALTTPGLVSNLQGTENINVSGNPFFTPLGSGTQILDRIEMTAVAPGVVVFNTQFSAGEATVVAELTGNNDPNQIPNSAILGGTTFVTIVAAPPMPASLSGTVFVDANGDNIQEAGDAGEQGVTVQLRDSSNQLVGTPQITDANGHYTFTGIDPGTYTVQEVQLAGFFESGAIVGSINGTPSGTATGLDTIGAVTLGSGATAVGYNFALQAPATLSGTEYIDTNGDNSQDNGEVGLPGVTVQLVQAGNAVQTKVTGADGSYSFTNVQPGTYTVQEIVPGSPYFATGSSVGTANGTQSGLNQITGVTIGSGTSATGYNFAVQQLATLSGVEYVDVNGNNTFDSGGDTPLSGVTIQLLNSNNVPLTSAVTAADGSYSFLVMPGNYTLHELPPPGTLVETVANIGLAGGVQSGVDTVASITVISGTQGTGYNFGVQSHVPFQAQVRLEATQLDGTEIQPGSTIPGGETFWLYEYVTDLRQPAADALGVLAAYTTITFDSGKFQVVSPLTFGTNYQNLTQPSGTPTNLSDVGAFAGSAGQIPPSLGNSEQMVFKVELQATGGGTSNIDPGQPDQSPSNPLGIILYPAPPATDSLPLPTAAIHFIGVDNIQTTQATFASINNSSVTNVTTNGATTLMPFTVHLSQPSSVPVTVNYSTASLLGDTGVAGVDYVGVANGQVVIPANATSATFNITVLGNSLNQADKTFHVNLTSATNNVVLLGSSDSALGTIHSGVPLPTVTVQPASGTEGGVAVFNVSLSAASGQTVTFTYSTQATNPVSAVPGVDFQVLTSQTITFLPGGPLTQQITVGLPLDPNLTAPAQFLLVLSTNANSHAVLASSSVLGTVQPIPFSSLSGFVYIDSNHDGVFDAGDSGYGGVAVQLTGTDIFGRVIAISTKTNTDGSYTFTGLAQGTYSIQEFQPQLLLEGSDSLGSQGGDGSVQDLFTVSLSAGVNGTGYNFGEAGVDPKLLWWPYF, encoded by the coding sequence ATGAAGATCACATTGTTCGAGCGGTGGCGTCGCGCTAGTACCAAACAACTGGTGGCTCAGAAGTCGCGCCGGCGCAGCCGACCGTTGCAGGTCGAGTCGCTCGAGGAGCGCGCCCTGCTGACGGCCAATAGCGTGGCCGCGTACTCGACCTACGACGTCACTCACGACGGCTACGTCAACGTCCTCGACGCCATCAAAATTGCCGGCTACGTCAACACGCATGGCAATTCACCGGTTTCGGCATCGTCGAATTCGGGAAGTGGCGCCGGCACCGCCACGGTGATGTCCCTGGCGACCACCAGCACGACCACTTCCGCTTCGGCGATGGACGTCAATCACGACGGGTTCGTCAACGTGCTCGATATCGTGAAAGAGGTCCAAGCCCTCGACGACACGACCCCCGAAGCGCAATACAGTCTCGTGCCGACGGATAGCTCGGATACGCCGCTGACCGGACCGATTAACATTGGCGATACGTTCTACGTTGATGTGTACGTGCAAGACTTGCGCTCGGTCAGCTATGCCGGCATCGCGGCCGGCGACGTCGATGTGACGTATGCGGACCAGGGAGGTGGCACCGCGGGGGTCGCGCCAACCGGCGTCATCACAGCAGGCCCGAACTATCCTGTGCCCGGGTCGGCTCCGCACGGCGATGCAACCAGCACTCCGGGCGTCGTGCTGAACGTGCAAGGCAGTGAGCCGTTGAACGCCACCGGCAATCCGTTTTTCTACCAGCCGCTGGGAAGTAGCCCAGTGTTGCTGGATCGCATCCAGATGACGGCCAATGCCGCCGGCACCGTGCAATTCGGCACGCAATTCTCGCTGGGCGAGGTGACCGTCGATGCCGAGGATACGGGCAACAATGACCCGGCCCAAATTCCCAACAATCAGATTCTTCCCGGCTCGGCGAGCGTCACGGTGCTGAGCGCACCGCCGATTCCATCGTCCCTGTCGGGCTCGGTGTATATCGATGCCAATGGCGACAACGTCCAAGACAATGGTGAGGCAGGTCCCACCGGCGTCACGGTTCAGTTACTCGATTCTTCGAACACGGTGATCGATTCCGTCACCACGGGATCGAACGGTATCTACTCGTTCACGAATTTGGCTCCGGGAACCTACAGTGTTCACGAAGTTCAGCCGGCCGGACTGATCGAGACTGGCGTGACAGTTGGCTCGATCGGTGGACCCGCCGTCGGCACGGCGAGTGGCAACGATACCATCACGGGCATCACGCTCTCGTCGGGCAGCGTGGCCGCGGGATACAGCTTTGCAGTTCAGCAGCCGGCCAGCATCTCGGGCACAGAATACGTCGATGCCAACGCCAACAACACGTTTGATTCTGGCGACACGGGGCTCGGTGGCGTCACTATCCAACTGTTGAATTCGAGCAACACGCTCGTCAACTCGGCCACGACTGCGTCCGACGGCACCTACTCGTTCACGAACCTGCTACCCGGTACTTACTCGCTGCATGAAACGACGCCCTCGGGCGCCGGAGCGACCGCTGCGAACCTCGGCACGGCCGGGGGCACGGTTACTGCCGTCGATACCATTTCGTCAATATCGCTGGGCTCGGGCGTCAGTGGAACGGGCTACAATTTTGCCACCCAGACTCTCGGCAGCATCTCGGGCACGGAGTACATCGACAACAACAGCGATCACGTATTCAACAGCGGCGACGCCGGCTTGCAGGGGGTCACGATCAACTTGCTCGACTCGAGCAATACGATCATTGCCACGCAATTCACGGACAGCAGCGGCAACTTCTCGTTCACGTCGCTCCCAGCCGGGACGTACTCGGTGCAAGAGGTTTCGCCGGCCAGCCCCTACATCGAATCGTCCGCCAATGCCGGAACGCCAGCAGGTACCCTGGTCGGGCTGAACAACATCACGAACATCGTGCTGGCTGCCGGTACCACCGGGACGGGCTACGACTTTGGCGTCACGAATCCCACCCAGGCGCTAGCGCAGTATCAGCTGGTGGCCACCGATGCCAGCGACGCTCCGATCTCGGGTTCGCTGACCGTGGGGCAAACGTTCTATGTGGATGTGAAAGTGCAGGACCTGCGTGGCGTTGCGTATGCCGGTATCGCGTCGGGCAACGTTGACGTGGCGTATGTTCAGCAAGGGGGTGGTACGGCAGGTGCCTCGGCAACGGGCAACATCATCGCGGGCGTGAATTATCCGGTTCCTACGTCCGCCTCACACGGCGACGCGCTGACGACGCCGGGCCTGGTCTCGAACTTGCAAGGTACGGAGAACATCAACGTCTCGGGCAATCCGTTCTTTACGCCGCTGGGGAGCGGCACGCAGATCTTGGATCGCATCGAGATGACCGCTGTCGCGCCGGGTGTCGTAGTGTTCAACACCCAGTTTTCCGCCGGTGAAGCCACGGTCGTGGCCGAGTTGACCGGCAACAACGATCCCAACCAGATCCCGAACTCGGCGATTCTGGGTGGCACCACGTTCGTCACGATCGTTGCCGCGCCTCCGATGCCGGCCTCGCTGTCTGGTACGGTTTTTGTCGACGCCAACGGAGATAACATTCAAGAGGCTGGCGACGCAGGCGAGCAGGGCGTGACGGTGCAATTGCGGGATTCCAGCAATCAGCTTGTCGGCACCCCGCAAATAACCGATGCCAACGGTCACTATACGTTCACCGGCATCGACCCGGGCACCTACACGGTGCAGGAAGTGCAACTCGCCGGGTTCTTTGAGAGCGGCGCCATCGTCGGATCGATCAATGGCACCCCGTCGGGCACAGCCACTGGCTTGGATACGATCGGCGCCGTGACGCTGGGCTCGGGTGCGACCGCCGTCGGTTACAACTTTGCCCTGCAAGCTCCGGCCACGCTAAGCGGCACCGAGTACATCGACACCAACGGCGACAATTCCCAGGACAACGGCGAAGTCGGTCTGCCCGGCGTCACCGTTCAATTGGTCCAGGCCGGCAACGCGGTGCAGACCAAAGTAACAGGGGCCGACGGCTCCTACTCGTTCACGAATGTGCAGCCCGGTACGTACACAGTTCAAGAGATTGTGCCAGGCTCGCCGTATTTTGCCACCGGTTCGTCAGTCGGCACGGCGAATGGAACCCAGTCAGGTCTCAACCAGATCACGGGCGTCACGATCGGGTCCGGCACAAGTGCCACCGGCTACAACTTTGCCGTGCAGCAATTGGCTACTTTGAGCGGCGTCGAGTACGTCGATGTCAACGGCAACAACACCTTTGATTCGGGCGGCGACACGCCCCTGTCGGGCGTGACGATTCAGTTGCTCAACTCGAACAACGTACCGCTCACGTCGGCAGTCACCGCGGCTGATGGCTCGTACTCGTTCCTGGTCATGCCGGGCAATTACACGTTGCATGAATTGCCGCCCCCGGGCACGCTTGTCGAGACCGTCGCGAACATCGGCCTAGCTGGCGGTGTGCAAAGCGGCGTGGATACGGTCGCCAGCATAACGGTGATTTCGGGAACACAGGGAACGGGCTACAACTTTGGCGTGCAATCGCACGTGCCGTTCCAAGCTCAGGTTCGGCTGGAGGCCACGCAGCTTGACGGAACAGAGATCCAGCCGGGATCAACGATTCCTGGCGGTGAGACGTTCTGGCTGTACGAGTATGTAACGGATCTTCGCCAACCGGCTGCCGACGCGCTCGGCGTGTTGGCCGCTTACACGACCATTACCTTTGATTCCGGTAAGTTCCAAGTTGTCAGCCCGCTGACCTTCGGCACGAACTATCAGAACCTGACTCAGCCAAGCGGAACGCCCACGAACCTGAGCGATGTGGGAGCCTTCGCCGGCTCAGCAGGGCAGATTCCGCCGTCGCTGGGTAATAGCGAACAGATGGTGTTCAAGGTAGAGCTGCAAGCCACAGGCGGCGGCACTTCGAATATCGATCCGGGCCAGCCGGACCAGTCACCGAGCAATCCGCTGGGCATCATTCTGTACCCGGCACCGCCGGCGACGGACTCGCTGCCGCTCCCCACGGCCGCGATTCACTTTATCGGGGTCGACAACATCCAGACAACGCAAGCCACGTTTGCGTCGATCAATAACAGCTCGGTCACCAACGTGACGACCAACGGTGCCACAACGCTGATGCCGTTTACCGTCCACCTCAGCCAACCCTCGAGCGTGCCCGTGACGGTCAACTACTCGACGGCCAGCCTGCTGGGTGATACCGGGGTAGCCGGAGTCGACTATGTAGGCGTGGCGAATGGTCAAGTCGTGATTCCGGCTAACGCCACGTCGGCCACGTTCAACATCACGGTGCTCGGCAATTCACTAAACCAGGCGGACAAGACGTTTCACGTGAACCTGACCAGCGCTACGAACAACGTTGTGCTGCTGGGATCGAGTGACTCGGCCTTGGGCACGATTCATTCCGGCGTACCGCTGCCGACTGTCACCGTGCAACCGGCTTCGGGCACGGAAGGCGGCGTGGCCGTGTTTAACGTCAGCCTATCGGCGGCCAGCGGTCAGACGGTGACTTTCACTTACAGCACGCAGGCGACAAATCCGGTTAGTGCCGTGCCCGGTGTTGACTTCCAAGTGCTGACTTCGCAGACGATCACTTTCCTGCCGGGCGGCCCGCTGACGCAGCAGATCACGGTGGGGCTGCCCCTGGACCCGAACCTGACGGCCCCGGCGCAATTCCTGCTCGTGCTCTCGACGAACGCGAATTCACATGCCGTACTGGCCAGCAGCTCGGTGTTGGGCACGGTCCAACCGATCCCGTTCAGTAGCCTGTCGGGATTCGTCTACATCGATTCGAACCATGACGGAGTCTTTGACGCGGGCGACTCTGGCTACGGCGGTGTGGCAGTGCAGCTGACGGGCACCGATATTTTTGGACGGGTCATTGCCATCTCGACGAAGACCAACACCGACGGTTCGTACACTTTCACAGGACTGGCACAAGGCACCTACTCGATCCAAGAGTTCCAGCCGCAGCTGCTGCTGGAGGGTTCGGATTCGCTCGGCTCGCAAGGGGGCGACGGTTCGGTGCAAGATCTGTTCACGGTAAGCCTGTCGGCGGGCGTGAACGGCACGGGTTACAACTTTGGCGAGGCCGGTGTTGATCCGAAGCTGCTGTGGTGGCCTTACTTCTAA
- a CDS encoding BBP7 family outer membrane beta-barrel protein: protein MIRVVVLLMGVALLPWMALAPVSAAPPKRVQDSYYLKRQQTKTETAPQDPSILEDEEEQGEAVPAGPSVPGIASGASFTPDMMRLPQAGNEGYDTSRQTVATPASAQPMHYANTNQDGYVSEEQVPSGQSGDSNDYNCDASDECEDGYGPMGLGCFAAAVNSVPTCNVLWNEIYSCRCMWTNFDYLGWWVKGNHVPPLVTTSPLSTTQTQAGVLGQPGTSILFGDQRLNNDLRSGGRVTVGGWLVGDVIGVEATYWSLATATTNFGAASNFSTGTGSNEIIARPYFNPAPPILTPPPPHAQLPPAQAAELIAYPSFSLPGGGTANLNGSVNVTSSSSVQSGGVLLRRLVGVDLVKDHRMFLVGGYRWFRLEEGLMVTDNVNVVGGGIPAGTSFSNLDSFGTRNQFNGGDIGLLSDLRRGRWVLETQGKIALGDMHESVNIDGQTKVTSGSSVIGYPGGVLTQVSNMGVFRRDQFAVIPELNIKLGFQITPGLRATAGYNFTYVSRVARPGNEVDFTVNPPYSPGAAQIVSRPTYLNNPTDLWLQGFTVGFDYRW, encoded by the coding sequence ATGATCCGTGTCGTCGTACTCCTGATGGGCGTCGCCCTGCTGCCATGGATGGCCCTGGCGCCGGTGTCCGCCGCGCCACCTAAGCGCGTGCAGGACTCCTACTACCTGAAGCGCCAGCAGACCAAGACCGAGACGGCACCCCAAGACCCGTCCATCTTGGAAGATGAAGAAGAGCAGGGCGAGGCCGTGCCCGCCGGTCCCAGTGTGCCAGGCATTGCCAGCGGTGCGAGCTTCACGCCGGATATGATGCGTTTGCCCCAAGCGGGTAACGAGGGCTACGACACGAGTCGGCAGACCGTGGCCACGCCCGCCTCGGCGCAGCCCATGCACTACGCGAATACCAATCAGGATGGATACGTGTCCGAGGAACAAGTGCCATCAGGGCAGTCCGGCGATAGCAACGACTACAACTGCGACGCCAGCGATGAATGCGAAGATGGTTACGGCCCCATGGGATTGGGCTGCTTCGCTGCCGCCGTAAATTCGGTGCCCACTTGCAACGTGCTCTGGAACGAGATTTACTCGTGCCGCTGCATGTGGACGAACTTCGACTATCTGGGTTGGTGGGTTAAAGGCAACCATGTGCCGCCGCTTGTGACCACCAGTCCTCTGAGCACTACGCAAACGCAAGCCGGTGTGCTCGGCCAGCCCGGCACGTCGATCCTGTTCGGCGATCAGCGTTTGAACAACGATCTCCGCAGCGGCGGTCGTGTTACCGTCGGCGGCTGGCTTGTCGGCGACGTGATAGGAGTCGAAGCCACGTATTGGTCGCTGGCGACCGCCACAACCAACTTCGGTGCGGCCTCGAACTTCTCCACCGGGACCGGTAGCAACGAGATCATAGCGCGGCCGTACTTCAATCCGGCTCCGCCGATCCTCACACCTCCTCCGCCCCATGCGCAATTGCCGCCGGCGCAAGCGGCCGAGTTGATTGCCTACCCCAGCTTTAGCCTGCCGGGCGGCGGTACGGCGAATCTGAATGGCAGCGTAAACGTGACGAGCTCGAGCAGCGTGCAATCGGGCGGTGTCCTGTTGCGGCGATTGGTCGGTGTGGACCTGGTAAAGGATCACCGCATGTTCCTCGTGGGGGGCTATCGCTGGTTCCGCTTAGAAGAGGGGCTGATGGTCACCGACAACGTGAACGTCGTCGGCGGTGGTATTCCGGCCGGCACCTCATTCTCGAACCTGGATAGCTTCGGAACGCGGAATCAGTTCAACGGCGGCGACATTGGCTTGCTCAGCGATTTGCGACGCGGACGCTGGGTGCTCGAGACACAGGGCAAGATTGCCCTCGGCGATATGCACGAGAGCGTCAACATCGACGGCCAGACCAAGGTCACCTCGGGCTCATCCGTCATCGGCTACCCCGGTGGCGTGCTCACCCAAGTCAGCAACATGGGCGTTTTCCGCCGGGATCAGTTTGCCGTCATCCCCGAGCTCAACATCAAGCTCGGATTTCAGATCACGCCCGGCTTACGGGCCACGGCCGGATACAACTTTACGTACGTGTCACGGGTTGCGCGGCCGGGCAACGAAGTCGACTTTACGGTCAACCCGCCGTACTCGCCGGGTGCGGCACAAATCGTGTCGCGTCCCACGTATTTGAATAACCCAACCGACCTGTGGTTACAGGGCTTTACCGTGGGCTTCGACTATCGCTGGTAG